The proteins below are encoded in one region of Mycobacterium pseudokansasii:
- a CDS encoding SEC-C domain-containing protein: MADAFGGSQTPARILAEHGPLHEDDFAARLRDSGVADPEAELDQILDETECPARQLVDDRWVWLPTMLAGRVFTHRLCAEELAYDALNVTPDLDPVTALCEHEQYQRLADGSPAGVVLADLDDELLEQRGIPDEAVDPAWALLLAPGTLGALGLAEGDLAGVRLTEDGLVVERVTEVASAEGVGARLAAALDTEKPAYFDAAVWTVCAEDPQLFTEPLPPLSEIVDDHGLAHQGDWLAPGGFDFGAWHFKLGCQALAERHELDPNDAVALYVLVKLHDQIAALLDAGLAPQEALAAATDGATGPDMDLVGELGAALADPLLAELLVAETIGTDRVGTAGLGLFAEVLESKVPRPARVACRWLRAVALERMGNVEAAERELLAAETMDPDWPLPLLDLARIASDRGDVDRGLALLRRAGAEPDYPLVELLEQYRAEPRRDLGRNELCWCGSGRKYKKCHLGREQLPLDDRARWLYAKAIQHALMSGWNDLLIEVADERSRHAGDDPDALTTALGDPLVIDAVLFEGGAFEEFLQVRGSLLPDDERLLAQQWLLVQRSVFEVERVQRGHSVTVRDLRSGDTHEVREHAASRQLKTGQLVCARVLPAGDTMRFFGGVEPVALHERDPLIELLDTEPDAVTLVAYLSRRFAPPTLTNTEDDPLAFCEATVRVGDPAAIATALDETYERVDADEPPRWYEFVTTQGTQRIRAILALDSDTLRVETNSEKRMDRVLAALARLDPAMIVLEDTRRPLGDTRELAELAQQLPGGEEGVSEPDGPPGGPEVAAALEEVIRRYETAWLDEPIPALGGHTPRQAADDPTRRGDLIKLLDSFPVRAAAGAMNADRLRAVLGL; this comes from the coding sequence GTGGCTGATGCCTTCGGGGGGTCGCAGACCCCGGCAAGAATCCTGGCCGAGCACGGCCCGTTGCACGAGGACGACTTTGCAGCGCGGCTACGGGACAGCGGCGTGGCCGACCCGGAGGCCGAACTGGACCAGATTCTCGACGAAACTGAATGTCCAGCAAGGCAATTAGTTGACGACAGGTGGGTGTGGCTGCCGACCATGCTGGCCGGGCGGGTGTTCACCCACCGGCTTTGCGCCGAAGAGCTGGCCTATGACGCTCTCAACGTGACCCCGGATCTGGACCCCGTCACCGCCCTGTGTGAGCACGAGCAGTACCAGCGGCTCGCGGACGGTTCGCCGGCCGGGGTGGTGCTGGCCGACTTAGACGACGAGTTGCTCGAACAGCGAGGCATCCCGGACGAGGCGGTCGACCCGGCCTGGGCGCTGCTGCTGGCGCCGGGCACATTAGGCGCGCTGGGGTTGGCCGAGGGCGACCTGGCCGGGGTCCGGCTGACCGAGGACGGGTTAGTGGTCGAGCGGGTCACCGAGGTCGCGTCGGCCGAAGGAGTGGGTGCGCGGCTAGCCGCGGCGCTCGACACCGAGAAGCCGGCGTACTTCGACGCCGCGGTGTGGACGGTGTGCGCGGAGGACCCGCAGCTATTCACCGAGCCGCTGCCGCCGCTGTCCGAGATCGTCGACGACCACGGCCTCGCGCACCAGGGCGATTGGCTTGCACCGGGCGGATTCGATTTTGGCGCTTGGCATTTCAAGCTAGGCTGCCAAGCGCTGGCCGAACGTCATGAACTCGACCCCAACGACGCGGTCGCGTTGTACGTGCTGGTCAAGTTGCACGACCAGATCGCAGCGCTGCTCGACGCGGGCCTGGCGCCGCAGGAAGCGTTGGCCGCGGCCACCGACGGCGCGACAGGACCCGACATGGATCTCGTCGGTGAGTTAGGGGCCGCCCTCGCCGATCCGCTGCTGGCTGAGCTGCTGGTGGCCGAGACGATCGGCACTGACCGGGTGGGGACGGCCGGGCTGGGCTTGTTCGCCGAGGTGCTGGAGTCGAAGGTGCCCCGCCCAGCGCGGGTGGCGTGTCGGTGGCTGCGCGCGGTCGCGCTGGAGCGGATGGGCAACGTTGAAGCGGCCGAACGCGAACTGCTGGCCGCCGAGACGATGGATCCGGATTGGCCGTTGCCACTGTTAGATCTGGCCCGCATCGCCTCCGATCGCGGTGACGTCGATCGCGGGTTGGCGTTGCTGCGCCGCGCCGGCGCCGAGCCGGACTACCCGCTGGTGGAGCTGCTGGAGCAGTACCGGGCCGAGCCGCGCCGCGACCTCGGCCGAAACGAGCTGTGCTGGTGCGGATCTGGGCGCAAGTACAAGAAGTGCCATCTCGGGCGTGAACAGCTGCCGCTGGACGACCGAGCGCGCTGGCTGTATGCGAAGGCCATCCAGCATGCGCTGATGAGCGGCTGGAATGACCTGCTGATCGAGGTGGCGGACGAACGCTCTCGCCACGCCGGCGATGATCCGGACGCGCTGACCACCGCGCTGGGTGATCCGCTGGTGATCGACGCGGTGCTGTTCGAGGGTGGGGCGTTCGAGGAGTTCCTGCAGGTGCGCGGGTCGTTGCTGCCCGACGACGAGCGACTGCTGGCACAGCAGTGGCTTCTGGTGCAACGGTCGGTGTTCGAGGTGGAGCGGGTGCAACGCGGCCACAGCGTCACCGTGCGCGACCTGCGCAGCGGCGACACCCATGAGGTGCGGGAGCACGCGGCCAGCCGCCAGCTGAAGACGGGGCAGCTGGTGTGCGCGCGGGTGCTGCCCGCCGGCGACACCATGCGATTTTTCGGCGGCGTGGAACCGGTCGCGCTGCACGAGCGCGACCCGCTGATCGAACTGCTCGACACCGAACCCGACGCGGTGACGCTGGTGGCCTACCTGAGCCGCCGGTTTGCGCCGCCGACGCTGACCAACACCGAGGATGATCCGCTGGCGTTCTGTGAGGCCACCGTGCGTGTCGGCGACCCGGCCGCGATCGCGACCGCCCTCGACGAAACCTACGAGCGCGTCGATGCCGACGAGCCGCCCCGGTGGTACGAATTCGTCACAACCCAAGGGACCCAACGGATCCGGGCGATACTCGCCCTCGACAGCGACACGCTCCGGGTAGAGACCAACAGCGAAAAGCGGATGGACCGCGTATTGGCCGCACTGGCGCGCCTCGACCCGGCGATGATCGTCCTGGAAGATACCCGCCGCCCGTTGGGCGACACCCGCGAGCTCGCCGAACTCGCCCAGCAGCTACCGGGCGGCGAGGAAGGCGTATCCGAGCCCGATGGACCACCCGGTGGACCAGAGGTGGCCGCGGCCCTCGAGGAAGTCATTCGTCGGTACGAAACTGCGTGGCTCGACGAACCCATTCCCGCACTCGGCGGTCACACCCCTCGGCAGGCAGCCGACGACCCCACCCGACGCGGCGACCTGATCAAACTCCTCGACAGCTTCCCCGTCCGAGCAGCCGCCGGCGCCATGAATGCCGACCGGCTGCGCGCCGTGTTGGGCCTGTAG
- a CDS encoding nitrate/nitrite transporter: MGAQRNANLALATWVSTVNFWAWNMIGPLSTTYAEQMRLSSAKASLLVATPILVGALGRIVIGSLTDRFGGRAMFIAISLAPIAPVLAVGLAGKYGSYPLLLVFGFFLGIAGTVFAVGIPFANAWYPAARRGFATGVFGMGMVGTALSAFFTPRFVRWFGLFTTHVIIAAALALTAAACVLVMRNSPDFTPNTGPVLPKLAAAAKLRVTWEMSFLYAIVFGGFVAFANYLPTYIKTIYGFSAVDAGARTAGFAVAAVVARPVGGALADRFAPKYVVLASLAGTAALASIATLKPPPDVFSALTFITLAIFLGAGTGGVIAWVARRSPAQSVGTITGIVAAAGGLGGYFPPMVMGATYDPVENDYTVGLALLVATALVALAYTALGLHADEPERREATT; encoded by the coding sequence ATCGGCGCACAGCGGAATGCGAACTTGGCCCTGGCGACCTGGGTCTCGACCGTCAACTTCTGGGCATGGAACATGATCGGCCCGCTGTCAACCACCTATGCCGAGCAGATGCGGCTGTCGAGCGCGAAAGCCTCGCTGCTCGTGGCGACGCCGATTCTGGTCGGCGCGCTGGGCCGCATCGTGATCGGTTCGCTGACCGACCGGTTCGGCGGGCGCGCGATGTTCATTGCGATCTCGCTGGCGCCGATCGCGCCGGTGCTGGCGGTGGGCCTTGCCGGGAAGTACGGTTCCTATCCGTTGCTGTTGGTGTTCGGGTTCTTCCTCGGGATCGCGGGCACGGTTTTTGCCGTCGGGATCCCGTTCGCCAACGCGTGGTATCCGGCCGCCCGCCGTGGGTTCGCCACCGGAGTGTTCGGCATGGGCATGGTGGGCACCGCGTTGTCGGCGTTCTTCACACCACGATTCGTGCGCTGGTTCGGCCTGTTCACCACTCACGTCATCATCGCCGCTGCGCTGGCGCTCACCGCTGCGGCGTGCGTGCTGGTCATGCGTAACTCGCCGGACTTCACACCGAACACCGGTCCGGTGCTGCCGAAGCTGGCCGCCGCCGCAAAGCTGCGGGTGACGTGGGAGATGTCGTTCCTGTACGCCATCGTGTTCGGTGGTTTCGTCGCGTTTGCCAACTACCTGCCCACCTATATCAAGACGATCTACGGATTCTCCGCGGTCGACGCGGGCGCCCGTACGGCCGGTTTTGCGGTGGCCGCCGTGGTGGCCAGGCCGGTCGGCGGCGCGCTGGCCGACCGCTTCGCACCCAAGTACGTCGTCCTCGCGTCGCTGGCCGGCACTGCGGCGCTGGCGTCGATCGCGACGTTGAAGCCGCCGCCGGATGTGTTCTCGGCGCTGACGTTCATCACGCTGGCAATCTTCCTGGGAGCCGGTACCGGCGGCGTGATCGCCTGGGTTGCCCGCCGCTCGCCCGCCCAATCCGTCGGCACGATCACCGGCATCGTCGCCGCCGCTGGCGGGCTGGGCGGTTACTTCCCGCCGATGGTGATGGGCGCCACCTACGACCCCGTCGAAAACGACTACACGGTCGGGCTGGCGCTGTTGGTCGCGACCGCCCTGGTGGCACTGGCATACACCGCGCTGGGATTGCATGCCGACGAACCCGAACGCAGGGAGGCGACTACGTGA
- a CDS encoding exonuclease domain-containing protein translates to MVQLPAGVARPNESLGAEFPLDDALRLLEAHLAEIDLVIGHNLLEFDRPLLHKAAERAGIDPPHLPSCVDSLHLATLFDAAMPNRSLADLTHQFNIDHQEPHRALADATATAGVVRAMLDAIDVEEPSWQLAIGVLEAFDHPLVSLLPGLTATPELSTSTRPPDPLLIPSGSPAADAFSAARDAFAVLQARHQLLPREAQQQMARAVADVFDHGGRFAVEAPTGTGKSLAYLLPALGRASRPAQPVVIATVTKALQSQLRDEATRLYTDGLLGAPFRQIQGVGNYVCTRELEDALSDRESSPLALAVALRAIAASPTGTWDDVTDDVIRRRDTRYARTRARLRTNAGGCERTKCVWAQVCPLTQQLNGLDKTPGVVSVNHALIANWVKTDHAPGDVLAESRADLVVDEAVTVADGQVWGHQANLRPGATDARRMDSTTTLPRDHGVIDREGHFGPDASRCSYCGGRICPVCLRGMVSCDCCATPICQRCVNKPKEELWLCPACATLRRATRREARQHGRFLLTRGMLIGTDPVHTVVVEHTKHRWMRQAEDGAQSVIASPAVEGFLNERLADGDD, encoded by the coding sequence ATGGTCCAATTGCCAGCCGGTGTGGCGCGGCCGAACGAGAGTCTCGGCGCGGAATTCCCCCTCGACGACGCGCTGCGGTTACTCGAGGCCCACCTGGCCGAGATCGACCTCGTGATCGGCCACAACCTACTGGAATTCGACCGGCCGCTCCTGCACAAGGCGGCCGAGCGCGCCGGCATCGATCCCCCGCACCTTCCGTCGTGTGTCGACAGCCTGCATCTCGCAACCCTTTTCGACGCAGCGATGCCCAACCGGTCCCTGGCGGATCTGACGCACCAATTCAACATCGATCACCAGGAGCCCCACCGCGCCCTGGCGGACGCGACCGCGACGGCCGGGGTCGTTCGGGCGATGCTGGACGCAATCGATGTGGAAGAGCCCAGCTGGCAGCTCGCCATCGGTGTCCTCGAGGCCTTCGATCATCCGCTCGTGTCGTTGCTGCCCGGGCTGACCGCAACCCCCGAGCTGTCCACGTCGACTCGCCCGCCAGATCCGCTGCTGATCCCGTCGGGTTCACCGGCTGCCGACGCGTTCTCGGCCGCACGCGACGCCTTCGCGGTCCTGCAAGCCCGGCATCAACTCCTCCCGCGCGAAGCGCAACAGCAGATGGCGCGCGCCGTCGCCGACGTATTCGATCACGGGGGACGCTTTGCGGTCGAGGCTCCCACCGGGACCGGCAAATCGCTGGCCTATTTGTTGCCGGCCCTTGGACGCGCCTCGCGACCGGCTCAACCGGTCGTCATCGCGACCGTAACCAAAGCGCTGCAGAGCCAATTGCGCGACGAAGCAACGCGTCTTTACACCGACGGGCTACTGGGGGCACCATTCCGGCAGATCCAAGGCGTCGGCAACTACGTGTGCACGCGCGAGCTCGAAGATGCGCTGTCGGACCGCGAATCCTCCCCGCTCGCCCTGGCCGTCGCGCTGCGTGCCATCGCCGCATCCCCGACCGGAACCTGGGACGACGTCACCGACGACGTCATCCGCCGTCGGGACACCCGCTATGCGCGCACCCGGGCGCGGCTACGCACCAACGCCGGCGGTTGTGAACGGACGAAATGCGTTTGGGCACAGGTGTGTCCGCTGACCCAGCAGCTCAACGGTCTCGACAAGACACCAGGTGTGGTGTCGGTGAACCACGCGCTCATCGCCAACTGGGTGAAGACCGACCATGCCCCAGGTGACGTTCTCGCCGAGTCCCGCGCCGACCTCGTGGTCGACGAGGCGGTCACGGTAGCGGATGGCCAGGTCTGGGGGCACCAAGCGAACCTCAGGCCTGGCGCAACCGATGCACGCCGAATGGACAGCACCACAACGCTTCCCAGAGACCATGGTGTCATCGACCGGGAAGGCCACTTTGGGCCCGATGCGTCCCGATGCAGTTACTGTGGCGGCAGAATCTGCCCGGTGTGCCTGCGCGGCATGGTCTCGTGTGACTGTTGCGCAACGCCGATCTGTCAGCGATGCGTGAATAAGCCGAAAGAAGAACTCTGGCTATGCCCTGCGTGCGCCACGCTGCGGCGCGCCACCCGACGGGAAGCCCGCCAACATGGGCGGTTCCTGCTGACCCGAGGCATGCTCATCGGGACCGACCCTGTGCACACTGTCGTCGTGGAGCACACGAAACATCGGTGGATGCGTCAGGCCGAAGACGGCGCCCAGTCCGTCATCGCGAGCCCCGCGGTCGAAGGATTCCTGAACGAGCGCTTGGCGGATGGCGACGACTAG
- a CDS encoding type II toxin-antitoxin system VapC family toxin gives MIVDTSAIIAILTEEDDAARYANAIAAADVRRLSAASYLECGIVLDSLRDPIISRSLDELLEEARFVVEPVAERQARLARQAYADFGKGSGHPAGLNFGDCLSYALAVDLREPLLWKGNDFGHTDVRSALPE, from the coding sequence GTGATCGTGGACACGTCGGCGATCATTGCGATCCTCACCGAAGAGGACGACGCCGCCCGCTACGCCAACGCAATCGCCGCCGCGGATGTGAGAAGGCTTTCTGCGGCAAGCTATCTCGAATGCGGGATTGTCCTGGATTCCCTACGTGACCCGATCATCAGCAGGAGTTTGGACGAGCTGCTCGAGGAAGCCCGGTTCGTGGTCGAGCCGGTGGCCGAACGGCAGGCCCGGCTTGCGCGTCAGGCCTACGCAGATTTCGGCAAAGGCAGTGGCCACCCGGCCGGTTTGAACTTCGGCGATTGCCTGTCGTATGCACTGGCCGTAGACCTACGCGAGCCACTGTTGTGGAAAGGCAATGACTTTGGGCATACCGACGTCCGATCCGCGCTGCCGGAATGA
- a CDS encoding FIST signal transduction protein: MRIGVGFSTAPDARKAAVEAATQACDELAGEAPSLAVLLGSRSHSDQAGDVLTAVQRIVGSPPLIGCVAQAVVAGRHEIEDQPAVAVWLASGLAAETFQLDFVRTGSGGLLTGYRFDRSAHDLHLLLPDPYTFPSSLLIEHLNSDLPGTTVVGGLASGGRGPGGTRLFRDRGVFNSGLVGVRLPGVRSIPIVSQGCRPIGRPYIVTGADGAVITELGGRPPLHRLRESVEGLPLHEQELVSRGLQIGIVVDEHLAAPGQGDFLIRGLLGADPSTGVIEIGEVVEVGTTVQFQVRDAASADKDLHLAVERAAAELGGRPAGALLFTCNGRGRRMFGVADHDASTIEDLLGGIPLAGFFAAGEIGPVFGRNALHGYTASLALFVD, from the coding sequence GTGCGGATCGGAGTCGGATTCTCCACCGCGCCCGATGCGCGGAAGGCGGCGGTGGAGGCGGCCACGCAGGCGTGCGACGAGCTCGCCGGAGAGGCGCCGTCATTGGCCGTGCTGCTCGGTTCGCGGTCGCACTCCGATCAGGCGGGAGACGTCCTCACCGCGGTGCAGCGCATCGTCGGCTCGCCCCCGCTGATCGGCTGTGTCGCCCAGGCGGTTGTCGCCGGCCGCCATGAGATCGAGGACCAGCCGGCGGTGGCGGTGTGGCTGGCGTCGGGTCTGGCCGCCGAAACGTTCCAACTGGACTTCGTCCGCACCGGCTCGGGCGGATTGCTCACCGGTTACCGGTTCGACCGGTCCGCACACGATCTGCATCTGCTGTTGCCGGACCCGTACACATTCCCGTCGAGTCTGCTCATCGAGCACCTCAACAGCGACCTGCCGGGAACGACCGTGGTGGGCGGCCTGGCGAGCGGAGGACGTGGACCGGGCGGCACCCGGCTGTTCCGTGACCGCGGCGTGTTCAATTCCGGGCTCGTCGGGGTGCGCCTGCCCGGTGTGCGCAGCATCCCGATCGTGTCGCAGGGCTGCCGACCGATCGGCCGTCCCTACATCGTCACCGGCGCGGACGGCGCGGTGATCACCGAGCTGGGCGGGCGCCCGCCGCTGCACCGCCTGCGCGAGAGTGTCGAGGGGCTGCCGTTGCACGAGCAGGAGCTGGTCAGCCGTGGCCTGCAGATCGGCATCGTGGTTGACGAGCACCTGGCGGCTCCGGGGCAGGGCGACTTCCTGATCCGCGGGCTGCTGGGCGCCGATCCTTCGACCGGGGTGATCGAGATCGGCGAGGTTGTCGAGGTCGGCACCACGGTGCAGTTCCAGGTCCGAGACGCCGCGTCGGCGGACAAGGACCTGCACCTGGCCGTGGAGCGGGCGGCAGCGGAGCTGGGTGGGCGTCCGGCGGGCGCGCTGCTGTTCACCTGCAACGGGCGGGGACGGCGGATGTTCGGGGTGGCCGACCACGACGCGTCGACGATCGAGGATCTGCTGGGCGGGATTCCGCTGGCCGGTTTCTTCGCTGCCGGGGAGATCGGCCCGGTTTTCGGCCGCAACGCCCTGCACGGCTACACGGCGTCGTTGGCGCTGTTTGTCGACTGA
- a CDS encoding class I SAM-dependent methyltransferase has protein sequence MARTARTDNDSWEITESVGATALGVAAARAAETQSEHPLIRDPFARVFLDAAGDGVWNWYSAPQLPAEVLQAEPEVPLRMQAMINYMACRTAFFDTFFLDATRSGIRQAVILAAGLDARCWRLPWPDGTTVYELDQPKVLEFKTATLREHGAEPTCHRVGVPVDLRQDWPKALRQAGFDVSAPSAWSAEGLMPYLPAAAQDLLFNRVQELAVSGSRIAVEALGPDFLDPAFRAKRRERMDRVRALMVKVDPRREVPSTDELWYFEERDDVGDWLRRHGWEVTVTPSAQLMAGYDRNPPKEVQDSAPRNLFVSAVRAGA, from the coding sequence ATGGCCAGGACCGCCAGAACAGACAACGACAGCTGGGAGATCACCGAGAGCGTGGGCGCGACGGCGCTGGGTGTGGCAGCGGCGCGCGCGGCCGAAACCCAGAGCGAGCACCCGCTGATCCGCGATCCGTTCGCCCGGGTCTTCCTCGACGCGGCCGGCGACGGCGTGTGGAACTGGTATTCGGCGCCGCAGCTACCCGCCGAGGTTCTCCAAGCCGAACCCGAGGTGCCGCTGCGAATGCAGGCCATGATCAACTATATGGCCTGCCGCACGGCGTTTTTCGACACCTTCTTCCTCGACGCGACCCGGTCGGGTATCCGTCAGGCGGTGATTCTGGCCGCCGGCCTGGACGCGCGGTGCTGGCGGTTGCCGTGGCCCGACGGCACCACGGTCTACGAACTCGACCAGCCCAAGGTGCTGGAGTTCAAAACGGCGACGCTACGTGAGCACGGGGCCGAGCCGACCTGTCATCGAGTCGGCGTCCCGGTGGACCTGCGTCAAGACTGGCCGAAGGCGTTGCGGCAGGCCGGTTTCGACGTGTCGGCGCCGAGCGCATGGTCAGCCGAGGGGCTCATGCCGTATCTGCCGGCGGCTGCACAGGACTTGCTGTTCAACCGCGTTCAAGAGCTCGCGGTCAGCGGTAGCCGGATCGCTGTCGAGGCGCTGGGCCCCGACTTTCTGGATCCCGCCTTCCGCGCCAAGCGGCGCGAGCGGATGGACCGTGTCCGAGCACTGATGGTCAAGGTCGACCCGCGGCGCGAGGTGCCCAGTACCGACGAGCTGTGGTACTTCGAGGAGCGCGACGACGTCGGCGACTGGTTGCGCCGCCACGGCTGGGAGGTGACGGTGACGCCGTCGGCGCAACTGATGGCCGGCTACGACCGCAACCCGCCGAAGGAGGTCCAAGACAGCGCGCCGCGGAATCTGTTCGTGTCTGCGGTGCGGGCCGGCGCCTAG
- a CDS encoding DEAD/DEAH box helicase, translating into MVGAQPRFRPGGSVGELVERRVLHPHAREIFRIKADDDAIGREVTFHRHQTDAFEIANRGESYVLTTGTGSGKSMSYIVPIVNRVLHEGSGKGVRAIVVYPMNALANSQRSELEKFLGTANHKVTFARYTGQETSSERETILASPPDILLTNYVMLELMLTRPRERKALISSAGNLSFLVLDELHTYRGRPGADVAMLVRRLRSAINAEKLQCIGTSATLAGPGTKAEQRQQVADLATRIFGVKIPAANVVGETLRRATSGHVDTAALTARLPASTPDTWEDLRTDPLAVWAEDEFGLREDDEGKLSRRPPSKLSEAAAKLHIATGVDEQICRDKLRKLLLAGSRARDPQGRSLFAFKLHQFIGKGDTVYTTLEPAESRYLTTQYQRSAPERPAGQPLFPLAFCRECGQEFLVVNLDRGRKSFSPRILHAGIDEQPDATGLLYVTDQPWPDPADPALLELVPDDWAVSAGAGQALDPARLNKLPVSLRVDPFGSITDDGMPVAIFERLDFCPSCKTSYESARQSEFSRVASLGTEGRASAVTVLSQSVVRALRDETDLDAEARKFLAFSDNRQDASLQAGHFNDFVIVALIRSALYRAALNHGDGPLTDENLGPEVVSALGGNNLKRFARDEDTADELVPRKKIARALRDVVTYRLWRDLARGWRITMPNLEQTGQLRLDYFGLDQLADDDTKCAARGGPLVSADPKVRRQLMHVLLDELRRNLCIETEFLSEEKFDAIRRASREWLKDPWAITDESGTYSGTAYPGSRPKNVAGTGADLYLSGLGSR; encoded by the coding sequence ATGGTTGGCGCTCAACCCCGCTTTCGACCCGGGGGGTCGGTCGGCGAGCTGGTCGAACGGAGAGTGCTGCATCCCCACGCTCGCGAGATCTTCCGCATCAAGGCCGACGACGACGCTATCGGCCGGGAAGTCACCTTCCATCGGCACCAAACCGACGCCTTCGAGATCGCCAACCGCGGCGAATCGTACGTCCTGACCACTGGCACCGGCTCGGGCAAATCGATGTCGTACATCGTGCCCATCGTGAACCGGGTGCTGCACGAAGGATCGGGCAAAGGTGTACGAGCCATTGTCGTCTACCCGATGAACGCGCTGGCCAATAGTCAGCGCAGCGAACTGGAGAAGTTCCTCGGTACCGCGAACCACAAGGTGACGTTCGCCCGCTACACCGGGCAGGAGACATCGAGCGAACGCGAGACGATCCTGGCATCGCCTCCGGACATTTTGCTGACCAACTACGTGATGCTCGAGCTGATGCTCACCCGGCCACGTGAGCGTAAGGCGCTGATCTCCAGTGCCGGGAACCTGTCGTTCCTGGTCCTCGACGAGCTGCACACCTATCGCGGGCGCCCGGGCGCCGACGTTGCGATGCTGGTGCGCCGGCTGCGCAGCGCGATCAACGCTGAAAAGCTGCAGTGCATCGGCACCAGCGCGACCCTTGCCGGTCCGGGCACCAAGGCCGAGCAGCGCCAGCAGGTCGCCGACCTGGCCACCCGAATCTTCGGTGTCAAGATCCCGGCCGCCAACGTGGTCGGCGAGACGCTGCGACGGGCGACGTCCGGCCACGTCGATACGGCTGCGCTCACCGCGCGGCTGCCAGCGTCGACCCCGGATACTTGGGAAGACTTGCGGACCGATCCGCTGGCCGTGTGGGCCGAGGACGAGTTCGGGCTGCGCGAAGACGACGAGGGAAAGCTCAGCCGTCGCCCACCGAGCAAGTTGAGCGAGGCGGCGGCAAAGCTACACATCGCGACGGGCGTCGACGAACAGATATGTCGTGACAAACTCCGGAAACTCTTGCTGGCGGGGTCGCGAGCCCGCGATCCCCAGGGTCGTTCGCTGTTCGCGTTCAAGCTGCACCAGTTCATCGGCAAGGGCGACACCGTCTACACCACGCTGGAGCCGGCGGAAAGCCGTTACCTGACAACGCAATACCAACGAAGCGCACCCGAGCGGCCGGCGGGTCAACCGTTATTTCCACTGGCCTTCTGCCGGGAATGCGGCCAGGAGTTCTTGGTGGTCAACCTCGATCGCGGCCGCAAGAGTTTCAGTCCACGTATCCTGCACGCAGGCATCGATGAGCAACCCGACGCGACCGGGCTGCTCTACGTCACTGACCAACCATGGCCCGATCCGGCGGACCCCGCACTTCTGGAGCTGGTGCCCGACGACTGGGCGGTGTCTGCCGGTGCGGGCCAAGCCCTTGATCCCGCGCGCCTCAACAAGCTCCCGGTATCGCTGCGCGTCGACCCTTTTGGCAGCATCACCGACGACGGAATGCCCGTTGCGATCTTCGAACGGCTTGACTTCTGCCCCTCGTGCAAGACGAGCTACGAGAGCGCCCGGCAGTCGGAGTTCTCCCGCGTGGCCAGCCTTGGTACCGAGGGCCGGGCCAGCGCGGTGACGGTGCTGTCGCAATCAGTCGTGCGTGCCCTGCGCGACGAGACCGATCTCGATGCCGAAGCGCGGAAGTTCCTGGCGTTCAGCGACAACCGTCAGGATGCGAGTCTGCAGGCCGGACACTTCAACGACTTCGTCATCGTCGCGTTGATTCGATCCGCACTCTACCGGGCCGCCCTCAACCATGGCGACGGGCCACTCACCGACGAGAACCTGGGGCCCGAAGTGGTTTCCGCGCTTGGCGGTAACAACCTCAAGCGCTTCGCACGCGACGAGGACACCGCCGACGAGCTCGTGCCGCGCAAGAAGATCGCCCGCGCGCTGCGCGATGTCGTCACCTATCGACTGTGGCGCGACCTCGCCCGCGGATGGCGCATCACCATGCCCAACCTCGAGCAAACCGGCCAATTGCGGCTCGATTACTTCGGTTTGGATCAGCTCGCAGATGACGACACCAAGTGTGCTGCAAGAGGCGGCCCATTAGTCAGCGCAGATCCCAAGGTTCGCCGGCAGTTGATGCACGTGCTGCTCGACGAACTGCGCCGAAACCTCTGCATCGAAACCGAATTCCTCAGTGAGGAGAAGTTCGATGCGATCAGGCGTGCCAGCCGGGAGTGGCTGAAAGATCCGTGGGCGATCACCGACGAATCCGGAACGTACAGTGGCACAGCGTATCCCGGCAGCCGGCCCAAAAACGTCGCGGGCACTGGCGCCGACCTTTACTTGTCGGGTCTCGGTTCGCGGTAG
- a CDS encoding type II toxin-antitoxin system VapB family antitoxin, which yields MALNIKDASVHEAVRQIAAITGESQAQAVATAVQERLSRLQRDDLAARLLAIGHKTASRMNPENKPLDHAALLYDERGLPA from the coding sequence ATGGCGTTGAACATCAAAGATGCGTCGGTCCATGAAGCGGTCAGGCAGATCGCCGCGATCACGGGCGAGTCTCAGGCTCAGGCGGTGGCGACGGCGGTGCAAGAGCGGCTGTCCCGGCTGCAGAGGGACGATCTGGCCGCCCGGCTCCTGGCCATCGGCCACAAGACCGCCAGCCGGATGAACCCGGAGAACAAGCCGCTGGACCATGCTGCACTGCTCTACGACGAGCGAGGGCTACCGGCGTGA